One region of Salinirubrum litoreum genomic DNA includes:
- a CDS encoding nucleotide sugar dehydrogenase, whose amino-acid sequence MRLCVVGLGHVGLPLALLFAREHTVVGVDVDEQLVAALNRGELSAEEPAIRALFERVRADFTARTAPVPADAYLLATPTPLDPEANAADLSAVIAATESVGEVLSPGDLAVLVSTVPPGTTDELVAPLLARTADTDDFLLAHCPERALPGNTLAEMTANSRLVGGVDAASTAAASDLFGAVAEGPIHETTARLAEFVKLTENTYRDVNIALANELATVAERVGVDGHRAIDLANEHPRVAVHRPGPGVGGHCITIDPLFLAQSAPSTRLISTARAVNDGMAHHAAGLVRETLRDAFAASMPVDRRPTVTLLGVAYKGDVSDTRETPALPITRLLQSAGYEVRVYDPHVESFAVDPVALAEAVTDSDCLLLVTDHAAFHDLDPTEVGEAMATRTLVDTRNHLDADRWREAGFSVRVLGDGRDSPGHGRES is encoded by the coding sequence GTGAGGCTCTGTGTCGTCGGTCTCGGCCACGTCGGCCTGCCGCTCGCGCTGCTGTTCGCCCGCGAGCACACGGTCGTCGGCGTGGACGTGGACGAGCAACTGGTCGCGGCGCTGAATCGCGGCGAGCTATCGGCCGAGGAACCGGCGATCCGCGCGTTGTTCGAGCGCGTCCGGGCCGACTTCACCGCCCGAACCGCCCCGGTCCCGGCCGACGCCTACCTGCTCGCCACGCCGACACCACTCGACCCCGAGGCGAACGCGGCCGACCTCTCTGCGGTGATCGCGGCGACCGAGTCGGTCGGCGAGGTGCTCTCGCCCGGCGACCTCGCCGTCCTCGTCTCGACGGTCCCGCCGGGGACGACCGACGAACTCGTCGCGCCCCTGCTGGCCCGCACCGCCGACACCGACGACTTCCTGCTCGCTCACTGCCCGGAGCGCGCCCTGCCGGGGAACACGCTGGCGGAGATGACCGCCAACAGCCGACTCGTCGGCGGCGTCGACGCGGCCTCGACTGCGGCCGCGAGCGACCTCTTCGGGGCGGTCGCCGAGGGACCGATCCACGAGACGACGGCCCGTCTCGCGGAGTTCGTGAAACTCACCGAGAACACCTACCGCGACGTGAACATCGCCCTCGCGAACGAACTGGCGACGGTCGCCGAACGTGTCGGCGTCGACGGCCACCGCGCCATCGACCTCGCGAACGAACACCCTCGCGTCGCGGTCCACCGGCCCGGGCCGGGCGTCGGCGGCCACTGCATCACCATCGACCCGCTGTTTCTCGCGCAGTCGGCCCCCAGCACTCGGCTGATCTCGACCGCCCGCGCGGTCAACGACGGGATGGCACACCACGCGGCCGGACTCGTCCGCGAGACGCTCCGCGACGCGTTCGCGGCGTCGATGCCGGTCGACCGCCGACCGACCGTCACGCTCCTCGGTGTCGCCTACAAGGGCGACGTGAGCGACACCCGCGAGACGCCTGCCCTGCCGATCACCCGTCTCCTCCAGAGCGCCGGCTACGAGGTTCGTGTCTACGATCCGCACGTCGAGTCGTTCGCGGTCGACCCGGTGGCACTCGCCGAGGCGGTGACAGACAGCGACTGCCTCCTGCTCGTCACCGACCACGCGGCGTTTCACGACCTCGACCCGACCGAGGTGGGCGAGGCGATGGCGACCCGGACGCTGGTCGACACCCGGAACCACCTCGACGCCGACCGGTGGCGCGAGGCGGGGTTCTCGGTACGAGTG